From a single Nicotiana tomentosiformis chromosome 2, ASM39032v3, whole genome shotgun sequence genomic region:
- the LOC104107752 gene encoding fasciclin-like arabinogalactan protein 12, with amino-acid sequence MKPIFVSPLLFLFFFLLQCTCIFTQAPAMSPMPPAPSSPPAPISPPAIVSAPAPGPPGPPNVVKILGKAGPYSTFIKLLQITQEIGEITSLLNNSNSITMFVPSDGAFLNLKIGTLNSFSDQQKAELVKFHILPSYFSLSQFQTASNPLHTQAGGTTNREFPINITTNGTAVNITTGIVNASVSSTIYTDNQLAIYQVDKVLLPLQFFVPPAPAPAPSKPKKKDPSSDSASVNVVSSGATSLLPHMMFRAMVYPSCFFFSVWFVCMS; translated from the coding sequence ATGAAACCAATATTTGTGTCACCTCTtcttttcttgttcttcttcttgcTCCAATGCACTTGTATTTTCACTCAAGCTCCTGCTATGTCACCAATGCCACCAGCTCCATCATCTCCTCCTGCACCAATATCGCCCCCAGCTATAGTCTCTGCTCCCGCTCCAGGGCCACCTGGTCCGCCAAATGTGGTAAAAATCCTCGGAAAAGCTGGTCCATATTCGACGTTCATCAAATTATTACAAATCACTCAAGAAATTGGCGAAATCACCTCATTACTAAACAACTCCAACAGCATAACAATGTTTGTTCCATCAGATGGCGCTTTTTTGAACCTCAAAATTGGCACTCTCAACTCTTTCAGTGATCAGCAGAAAGCTGAATTGGTTAAATTCCATATTCTCCCTTCATATTTCTCCCTATCACAGTTCCAAACTGCTAGCAACCCTTTACATACACAAGCTGGTGGAACCACTAATCGCGAATTCCCAATCAACATAACCACAAACGGGACAGCAGTGAACATAACAACTGGAATTGTGAATGCAAGTGTGTCCAGTACAATTTACACTGATAATCAGTTAGCTATTTATCAAGTTGACAAAGTGCTTCTTCCTTTGCAATTCTTTGTACCACCAGCACCTGCTCCAGCACCATCAAAGCCGAAAAAGAAGGATCCTTCTTCGGATTCTGCATCTGTTAATGTTGTTTCATCTGGTGCTACTTCACTTCTTCCCCACATGATGTTTCGGGCTATGGTCTATCCTAGCTGCTTTTTCTTCTCTGTTTGGTTTGTGTGTATGAGCTAA
- the LOC138904448 gene encoding uncharacterized protein, with protein sequence MADNTVNNPHNPEIQGEQPYFEDSISDTRNEGNDITPVHDRWYPRQVRETTPNDDDEEHVVYVVRVLFGIQKEITCDNGPQFIGAKVTKFLKDLKIKRITSSPYHPSANGQVESINKVIIQNLKKRLEAAKGNWPEELPRVLWACRTTTNSSTWETPFSLVYSAESLILVEVGEPTLRYFQADEESNNKAMLINLELLEERRDMAYVRMAAQKQRMK encoded by the exons ATGGCTGACAATACTGTTAACAACCCTCACAATCCTGAAATTCAAGGGGAACAACCTTATTTTGAGGATTCAATTAGTGACACTCGTAATGAGGGGAACGACATCACACCGGTGCATGACAGGTggtaccctcgacaggttcgaGAGACGACTCcaaatgatgatgatgaagaacaTGTAGTGTATGTAGTGAGGGTCCT gtttggaatacAAAAGGAGATtacatgcgacaatgggccacagtttatcggcgcaaaagttacaaagttccttaaagatttgaagataaagaggatcacctcttcaccttatcatccgagcgcgaATGGTCAAGTAGAATCAataaacaaagtgattattcaaaatctaaagaaaaggttggaagcagcaaaaggcaactGGCCCGAAGAATTACCTAGGGTTCTCTGGGCCTGCCGAACAACGACCAACTCGAGCACATGGGAAACCCCTTTTTCCCTTGTTTACAGCGCAGAATCATTGATACTGGTGGAAGTTGGGGAACCAACCTTAAGGTATTTCCAGGCGGACGAAGAATCAAACAACaaagcaatgctaatcaacttagAGCTGCTCGAGGAGCGCAGGGACATGGCTTatgtaagaatggcagctcagAAGCAGAGAATGAAGTGA